NNNNNNNNNNNNNNNNNNNNNNNNNNNNNNNNNNNNNNNNNNNNNNNNNNNNNNNNNNNNNNNNNNNNNNNNNNNNNNNNNNNNNNNNNNNNNNNNNNNNNNNNNNNNNNNNNNNNNNNNNNNNNNNNNNNNNNNNNNNNNNNNNNNNNNNNNNNNNNNNNNNNNNNNNNNNNNNNNNNNNNNNNNNNNNNNNNNNNAAAAGCCCTACGCTTGTTGATAGAGGTAAACCCCTCTCTTTGCTATTGTGAATATGATAAAGCATTGTGTGGTAGTGTAAATGTAAATGTTGATGGTTAGGTTAGGTGAACACTGTAATAAATGTGATGGTTAGGTTATGGTTGTGTTAAGATAATAAGTGTAGTTATGGATTGATACATATCGATGGTCTTGTGTGTTAATTGCGGTAGATATATGTCCTCTCGAACTGGTTGTGATCAATGCTTCTCTTCCTCCATTTAAACTCTGTCCTTGGCCTCTCTCTTGAGTCTCATCTTCGCATCTCTCTTGAGTCTTATCTCTTCTTTCTCATCTTGGAAACTGGACTCCTATCCATATAGACAGAATCCAAAGTTTGTTGACTTACTCAATAGTCAACAAGACATTGGATTTGGATCCTATGAAGATAGTGTAGAGCTATCTTCAACCCAAGTTCCTTTTCTTGCCACTCAAGGTACCGCTGATTCAGCCTTCGACGGCGACACTCGTGCTGGCCATCGTGAAACGAAGAACTTGGACACCAGCGGACGATGTGGTGCTGATCAGCTTGTGGTTAAACACGAGCAAAGATCCAGTTGTTAGCACCGAGCAAAAGTCAGGCACTTTCTGGACAAGAATAGCAGCCTACTTTGCTGCAAGTCATCAAGATGGTGGCTCCGAACAGAGAGGGGCTAGTCATTGCAAGCACCATTGGCAGAAGATCAATGATCTCGTTTGCAAATTATGTGGAGCCTATGAAGCTGCAAGGAGAGAGAAGACATCAGGTCAAAACGAAAACGATGTCCTCAAACTTGCTCATCAAATATTTTTCAACAACCATAAGAAGAAATTCCTCCTTGAACACGCGTGGAAGGAACTGAGGCACGGCCAGAAGTGGTGTGAGCTTTCATCTGCTAAGAATGAAGGAACTTCTAAAAAAAAAAAGGCTGGGGATGGTGGTGATTCTTCAACATCTCAAGCAGATTCTAAGAAGCGTCCACCAGGTGTTAAAGCCTCAAAGGCGAGTGGTAAGAAGACGTTTGATCCAGACAAGCAAGTAGAGGAGTTTGAGAGGATTTGGAAAATCAAGCAGAAGGAAATTGATGCTAAGGAACGCCTGTCTAAGATGAGCTTGCTTGATAGTCTTATTGGAAAAAAAGAACTTTTGCTTGAGTATGAAGAATCCCTTAAGAAAAAGCTAATCAATGACTTATTCTGATTGTAGTTCTTGTTCTGTTTGTTGTTCTGTTTGTTGTTGTCTTTCAGTTTCTCGTTTCACCGGATGTTGTTGTTCTGTTTAATCAAGTTCTTGTAATGCTACAATGTTAATTTAATCAAGTAACCTTGTAATGCTCTTGTTCTATGTTTTATTGGTTCTGTTGATATAGCTGTTGTTGTTGTTCCTGTTGTCACTTGTTCTATAACACTGATGTTCCTGTTTTATTGTTTTGTAGTCTAGTATCACGAGAGTGGACAGTGGGACAAGAACAGGAGAGAGTGGAGAGTCGAGAGGCAGACAAGACCACACGAGAGTGGAGCATTGTATCACGGGACTTGTTCTGTTTGTATTGTCTTGTTCCTGTTTTGTATTATCTTGTTCCTGTTGTGCATTTGGTCACGAAACTTGTACTAATGCATTGATATGTATTTGGTCACGGGTCTTTGTAAGACTTATAAAATGTATATATCTATCACTTTCTCATTATCACCATTCTTGCAAGTTATAAACAATACACTCTCTTGCTTCATTCTCTCAATTCTCTTCATCAAAACAATCCATTCTCACTCTCAATTCTCGTGATTCAACAATCCGTTTCTGAAGTTATAAACAATCAATTCCCTTTATCTCATGGCATCTTCCTCTCATAACAATTTCGAAGACTCTACTTATGAAGCGTTCGATCAATATTTTGATCATTAATTCGATGAAGCATTTGAGAATTTGTGCAATACTTTTGGTGATCAAACAGAAGAAAAGAAGACAAGAAAAAAAAGAGTTTTTATCGAAAGAAACCGTGAAGAAGGTCATCTCCGATTATGGAATNNNNNNNNNNNNNNNNNNNNNNNNNNNNNNNNNNNNNNNNNNNNNNNNNNNNNNNNNNNNNNNNNNNNNNNNNNNNNNNNNNNNNNNNNNNNNNNNNNNNNNNNNNNNNNNNNNNNNNNNNNNNNNNNNNNNNNNNNNNNNNNNNNNNNNNNNNNNNNNNNNNNNNNNNNNNNNNNNNNNNNNNNNNNNNNNNNNNNNNNNNNNNNNNNNNNNNNNNNNNNNNNNNNNNNNNNNNNNNNNNNNNNNNNNNNNNNNNNNNNNNNNNNNNNNNNNNNNNNNNNNNNNNNNNNNNNNNNNNNNNNNNNNNNNNNNNNNNNNNNNNNNNNNNNNNNNNNNNNNNNNNNNNNNNNNNNNNNNNNNNNNNNNNNNNNNNNNNNNNNNNNNNNNNNNNNNNNNNNNNNNNNNNNNNNNNNNNNNNNNNNNNNNNNNNNNNNNNNNNNNNNNNNNNNNNNNNNNNNNNNNNNNNNNNNNNNNNNNNNNNNNNNNNNNNNNNNNNNNNNNNNNNNNNNNNAAAAAAAATTATGTTTAAAAATAAATTAAATTTTTTTATTGTTAAGCACCCTAAGTTAAGCACCCTAAGTTAAGCAACTACCAATAAACCAATATCATTAAGTGTTTCTTAATTTGTTGCTTAGTTTTATTTTAATACTTAAAAATTCATTAACAACCACTTAAGCAACACTAAAGGTTGTTAGCAATAAACATGCTCTTGAAGAGTTGGTTAAGCTAAACTTTCAAGTAAACATTACACCAAAATAAAATAAAAAACTTTCAAGTAAACAAAAGACGTTGATCTCACCTTAGCAGTGGAGAATTCTAGACCCAATGTGTGGCACAGAAATACCACACCAAATTAGGCAAATGTTTCAACCTACGTACCAAAACGAAAGCATAATATGTAAAATGAAATCGAAAACATCTTTGCAGAATTCATTAGTTAATTATTGAGAATTTGGCGTGATTAAACAATATCTAAGAATTGTAAACTTACGGCTGTAGGGATGAATCAGGAGAAAGAACGTAACAACGAAGAATAGGGTTACAGTCATCCGACGCCGTCAGCAACGTGCCAACGTTTTCTATTTCTTTTTTTTTTTTCCTTTTTTTGGCGATAAATACTAATTATATTACTTTTTTTTTTTTCAGAAACTGAATGTGACTTGACTAATGGTGATTGGATGGTGAACCCTAGGGTGAATTTACGAATTAACTACCTACCAAATTTTGAGAAATTCTTAGGTTCAAAGTTCACCGACCAATAGTGTTAGAGTATTTGATATTTGATATCTTTTTAAAAAAAAAAAAAAAAATTAAATATCCTAATTAGATTATATTTTTAAAATAAAATAATAAAAATACATAAAAATAGTTACACAAAATAAATTAATTAATATTGTTAAGTCTTCAGCAAAATACTAAACTCTACATCCTAAATCCTAAACCGTAAACCCTAAACGTTAAACCTTAAACTTTGGATAAACTCTAGACCGTTGAAAAATCTTAAACCCTAAATCATACATTAAAAACTAAATCTTAATAACACTAAACTCTAAACCCTTGGATAAACCCTGAAACCTTGGATAAACCCTGAACCCTTGGATAAATCATAAACTTTAGGGTTTAATTTTAAATATTTTTGATTTAGAGTTTATGATTTATCCAAGGGTTCAGGGTTTATCCAAGGTTTCAGGGTTTATCCAAGGGTTTAGAGTTTAGTGTTATTAAGATTTAGTTTTTAATGTATGATTTAGGGTTTAAAATTTTCCAATGGTTTAAGGTTTATCCAAGATTTAAGGTTTATAATTTAGTGTTTGGAGTTTAGGACTTAGGGTTTAGGATTTAGTATTTTGCTAACGGTTTAACAATATTTATTTATTTATTTTTTGTAACTATTTTTATGTATTTTTATTGTTTTATTTTAAAAACTAGGTGTTTTCCTGCACCATGTGCAGTAAGAAATTTTTTTTAAATCTAACTTATATTTAAAAATAAATTTTATTAAATATTATAGATTTCACTATTATTTTTACTAATATTTGATATAGATTTGATATATATTAAAACAATTTGTATAAAACTAATAAAAATGTTATAAAATTGTATAATTATCAAAAAATTAGCCTAAACAATATTTATAAAATTTGTAGATATATAAGAAATTAATGATATTACTATTAGATATTTAAATTTTTTAAAAATCGTAGAAATTTTTGAAAGTTTTAGTAATACAAATTGTATAATTATACAAAAATAATAATATTTAAAAATTTGAAATGTTATATATGAATATATTTATTTATAGATGATGTATGAGCTATTACCATATCAAAAAATAATTATCAAAAAAAAAAATATCAATATTAAATGTAATATATGAATTATTACAGACGCCATGTCATCAATTTTAGTAGTCATATCATATTTGTTTTGTGAAATTGATTGTAGAAAGGACATGTGGCAAAATCACTTCGCAAATATAGTCTAGGGGATATAATCTTATTTGGAAATTCAATTTTGTTTTCTTTTTTAAAAGATATCAAATATCAAATACTCAAACACTATTGGTTGGTGAACCCAAGAATTTCTCTCAAATTTTCTAAGAAAAAACAAATAGCATGAATTTTCGTATACCAAAGGCCCTGTTCGTTTGTACATCTAGAAGATGCATCCAGATGGTCCATCTAGATATCTTATCCAGATGCTTCATCTGGGTGTTGTTCGTTTCTTCATTTCGTCCATGCATCCAGATGAATCATCTGAATGCAGCTATGTTAGTTTTTTTTAACTTGCATCTGCATCTGCATCCATGTGGATTTGTTAATAAAAAGTGACTAAAATATATTTTTCTATGTTTCGGCGGAAAAATAGCATTTTTACGTTTTGGCGGAAAATACTTTTTTTTGCGGTTTTGGCGGAAAAAGTATGTTTTGTGGTTTTGGCGAAAAATGTGTTTTTGATGAGAAAGTGTGTTTTGCGGGTTTGACAAGAAAAGTTTTTTTCGCGATTTTGGCGGGAAAATGCATTTTGCGGTTTTGACGGAAAATTGCATTTTTGCGTTTTTGGCGGAAAATATTTTTTGCGGTTTCGGCGGGAAAATGCGTTTTTCCGGTTTTGGCGGAAAAATACGTTTTTCCGTTTTTGGCGGGAAAATACGTTTTTCCGTTTTTGGCGGGAAAATGCGTTTTTCAGTTTTGGCGGAAAATGCGTTTTTCGGTTTTGGCGGAAAATGCGTTTTTCGGTTTTGGCGGAAAATATGTTTTTCCGGTTTTGGCAGAAAATACGTTTTCCGGTTTCGGCGAGAAAATACGTTTTCCGGTTTCGGCGAGAAAATGCATTTTTACGGTTTCGGCAGGAAAATGCGTTTTTCCGGTTTCGGCCGGAAAATGCGTTTTTCCGGTTTTCGCGGGAAAATTGCGTTTTTCCGGTTTTGACGAGAAAATGTTTTTTGCGGTTTTAGCTGAAAAATGCTTTTTGGGGGGGGGTTTGGCGGGAGTATGCGTTTTTGGGTTTTGACGGAAAATGTGTTTTTCAGTTTTTGCGGGAAAAATGTATTTTTCGGTTCTGGCGGAAAAATGTATTTGCAAAAAAATAGAATTTACGGTTTGAAAATAATATTTTGATTTTAAAAGGTCATTTTTGTCATTTATCAATTTGGACTAAACTAGATGCATTTGCATTCAGATGCACAATCAAGACTCACATTCATTTGTGTGAGAATTTGAGATGAGTTTGTAAAAATTCCGCTGGGTGATCAATCTGGATGTAGCATTATAATGCACAAAACGAACATCGATTTGCATCTTCACCCAGATGGATCACCTGGGTGAGAGCAAACGAACAGCACCAAATTTGATTATCTTGTGCATTTTTTTCATTTGGAAAACTAATGACTACCTTCCACTACTTGATTATTAAACCCTGATGTTCGACGTAGATTTGATCGTTCGTTATGGCAAGCTTATACCTTTCTGTTAACAAAATCTTTGCTGATAAAGTGATTAGTCCTGATGATGATTTTGTATGTGTTCATGTCTATCACTTAATGGTTTTGCCCACATTCTTGAGGAAGAGGTTTAATAGAGTGAACCTTGGTTTCTTCCTCGATATCCCTTTCCCTTCTTCAGAGATTTACCGTCCTCTTCCAGTGAGAAACGAGCTAGCTCTTAAGAGCTCTCCTCAACGCTGATTTGATTGGCTTCCGTTCTTGGCAATGGAGCAGTTTCTCCAACAACATCCTGAGAGAGAGGTCATGTTGTGCTTGTACAGATCGTAAAACCTGCAAGGGGACGTGGGAAAGATGTTCAAGAGGTGCAGTCTGAAACTGAAACGACGGTTAAAAGGATAAACGAAATGTTTGGTAGACCGGTGCAAGTAGGGTAAATCCATGGAACATAGATGCAGTGACTGAAGCAATGAGCTATGCATTGATACTTTCAAAAGTAGAGAAGCAAATGCGTCACGAGCAATACGCAAGTATGTTGCGCATTGGGCTCGCAGCTTTATACAGAATCTTGAAAGGGCTTGTGGGGGATTAAGTGAAGAAGAGGTGTTGGGGGATAGGTTTTGGGTTTAGGCGTCAGAATTTTGGCACTTGATCCAAGCTTTAAAAAGCTTTCCGTTGAGCACACTGACTCTGCTTATAAGAGGACTAAGAACAGAGCCATTCTTGTGGATTATTATGGCATAATGGTGCAGCCAGGGTCCATTAGGACAACATCTAGCAATGAAACGATCCAAACCTTGAAAAGTCTGTTTAGTGATCCCAAGAATATAGTGTTTCTAGTCAGTGGGAAAGACAGAAAGACACTAACCGAATGGTTTTCTTCATGTGATGATCTTGGTTTGGCTGCAGTGGCTGAGATATTTGCTTGCACCGTAGGACAAAAACCAAGAAAAGCTAAATACTATTTGGATGAAACGGCAGAGATTGTCAAAATGCTTGAAGGTCTAGCCACCTCCACCGCAGCTATATCTGATCAAACCGCTTCGACCACTGATGTTCCGACAAAGATCCTTTGAAGTATGAGTGAACTGAAGTTTAATAATTTTGTTTTGATGACTTGTTAATGGTTTTCAAGTTAGAAAATGGCTTCTTTTTATGTGTTAGTACCAAAATTTTAAAATGGATTAAGGTAAGCAAATCTAATGTCATGTATATTTTATATTATAAAGAGGAATTCACTTCATATCAATTTAAATGATAATCAAGAGTGTAGAACAAAGGTGTTGTTATATTCGTAGATGACTTGTAGATCAATTAATGATTTTGTATAATTACTAATCCAGATCCTTAGTTTTATTATTTTCAATGGCATAATATGTGATCAAATAGAAATTTAAAGGTTTTTTTTTTGGGCAATGTTCCTCAGTCAATATACTGTTACTGATTAGGGAATTTGATTTTGTTAGTATATAGTTAGACTCATCATATGTTTTAACCAAAATATCACTCGGAAATGTGATTAAATATAGAAATGCGATTACAATGTGTTTCTTTACGCAACAAACAAACCATATAGAAGAAATACAATACAACCATTTTTCCTATAAGAAAAGAGATACAAACATATAAATCAATAATTTTGTTACAAAAGAATAATAAATAATATTAGTCAAACGTTTCTGTGTATGAATTTTCTTTAAAACTAAAAGTATACGACTTGGAAGAAAAATATCCAGTTCTACCACGGGCCGGGTGACGATGTGGGCGACGTTAAGCTGCATTTATCAAATAGCAACACTCTGTTAATATTATTAAAACTGAGATAGTATATTTTGTTAATATATATATAAATACTAGATAGTGCATGTATATTGAATATAACTGTGGAGAAAAAAATCTTACTCTAAGAAACTTTTCCAGCAAGAGTCACTTGTTTCATCATCAAGGAACTTCTCCCAGTCCTCCAGGACATCCGAACCGGTTAATTGTTGAGTCGTACCGGGATAATTCAAGCCGGATGTTTCAGGAGAAACCGATATGGAACCATTAGATGGGATCTCACTTAATTGATCACCATAATAACCCGGCATCATTCCGGTTCCTGAATTCAGATTTTTCTGAGAAACCGTAACCAAACCAGGAAGCTGGTTATCTTCAAAACCATCCCAAATATTTTCAAACGGTGGCATCATGAAATCTTCATTTGCACTTTGGTTTATAAAATCATGTCGTTCATTAGCATTCAGTTGTATAGCCGCCTGCTCCGGTTTAGGATTCACTGAATTGGTAGTGAAGCTATTGACTACTGAATCTAGTTTAGGATTCAATGAATTGGTAGTGAAGCTGGTGATGTTTGGTATGGCTTTGGGGGTTATGATTTGAAGCATCTTATGGATCAGTTGGAGTTTGAGAAGATCTTCCAAAGCAGTGTTGTTGTTGATGAGGTTACTGTTACCAAATTGGCCGTTGACAATAGCCGCGGCGAGTATTTGAGAAACGTCGAGGATAGGGCTAAGATCGTTGATTCTTGGCTCGTGCGTGATTGGATCAATACCCATTTGCAACATCTTCTTCCGCATATGAGTGTTCCAATAGTTTTTGATTTCGTTGTCAGTTCTTCCTGGAAGATGACTCGCAATCTTCGACCATCTATAAAATGAATTTTCAAGCGTTACAACAATAACCAAAAATTAACATTTTGCATGGTTAGAGATCTTAAGCTGAAGGTCATGAGTAGTCTTGAAACTGCCTATATTAGCAAAAAGATAGTACAATGGAAGAGAATTATATATAGTCCTTTTGGGCCACAATTGTTTTTCTTTTGTTTTTTTGTTTTAGTTTATGTTTTCGTTTGTGTGTTTAGTTATATACATAATGTATGTGTATTTTTTCTAACTAAACCCACAAGGGCCACAAAATATATTTGTTCATTGTAAGCACAAACACTAAACACACAAAATAATATTTGAAACTCTTACAAACATTTTATCTAACTGAAATGGTTTATCGTTCAAAAATGTTAAATATGTAACATTTAATTAACAAAAAGTCTTACTTGTTGCCAAGAAGGGCATGGAGTCTAACGATAGTACTCTCTTCTTCATCGGAGAACTCGCCTCGCCGGATATCAGGCCGTAGATAATTCATCCACCGGAGCCGGCAGCTCTTGCCGCAACGGTTAAGTCCAGCGAGCTTAGGAAGCGACCGCCAATTCCCATAACCATTCTTCTCTATATAAGCCGTGAGCTTATCATCTTCTTCGGGCACCCACGGTCCCTTCTTCACGCCTTTGTCTTGATCGCAACACGGTGATCTTCCCATTTTGGTTATATATCTTCTAATCAACAACCCTAATTTCTTGAAGATTATTGAAGATCTGGTAGCTCTCTACGTTCTAGTTTGTATGTATATATATACACA
This sequence is a window from Brassica oleracea var. oleracea cultivar TO1000 chromosome C1, BOL, whole genome shotgun sequence. Protein-coding genes within it:
- the LOC106330021 gene encoding glutathione S-transferase T3-like, translated to MGLFDATAASQWVAVVDDGKRQVTSLPVSFLSSAKGEISHDRWFCWTIRRRIRRWLSSRKGHGNLPICLFPLLGGIVASSISGESKVPLIQPSTATLVLAIVKRRTWTPADDVVLISLWLNTSKDPVVSTEQKSGTFWTRIAAYFAASHQDGGSEQRGASHCKHHWQKINDLVCKLCGAYEAARREKTSGQNENDVLKLAHQIFFNNHKKKFLLEHAWKELRHGQKWCELSSAKNEGTSKKKKAGDGGDSSTSQADSKKRPPGVKASKASGKKTFDPDKQVEEFERIWKIKQKEIDAKERLSKMSLLDSLIGKKELLLEYEESLKKKLINDLF
- the LOC106298333 gene encoding transcription factor MYB39-like, which translates into the protein MGRSPCCDQDKGVKKGPWVPEEDDKLTAYIEKNGYGNWRSLPKLAGLNRCGKSCRLRWMNYLRPDIRRGEFSDEEESTIVRLHALLGNKWSKIASHLPGRTDNEIKNYWNTHMRKKMLQMGIDPITHEPRINDLSPILDVSQILAAAIVNGQFGNSNLINNNTALEDLLKLQLIHKMLQIITPKAIPNITSFTTNSLNPKLDSVVNSFTTNSVNPKPEQAAIQLNANERHDFINQSANEDFMMPPFENIWDGFEDNQLPGLVTVSQKNLNSGTGMMPGYYGDQLSEIPSNGSISVSPETSGLNYPGTTQQLTGSDVLEDWEKFLDDETSDSCWKSFLDLTSPTSSPGPW